From Penicillium psychrofluorescens genome assembly, chromosome: 6, one genomic window encodes:
- a CDS encoding uncharacterized protein (ID:PFLUO_009318-T1.cds;~source:funannotate), with translation MVVATIKCVVVGDGAVGKTCLLISYTTNKFPSEYVPTVFDNYAVTVMIGDEPYTLGLFDTAGQEDYDRLRPLSYPQTDVFLVCFSVTSPASFENVREKWFPEVHHHCPGVPCLIVGTQTDLRDDPGVREKLARQKMQPIRKEDGDRMARELGAVKYVECSALTQYKLKDVFDEAIVAALEPAPKKPRNRRCPLL, from the exons ATGGTTGTCGCTACCATCAA ATGTGTCGTGGTAGGGGATGGTGCAGTCGGCAAAACCTGTCTTCTCATCTCGTACACAACCAACAAGTTCCCCTCGGAATATGTGCCCACCGTGTTCGACAACTACGCCGTGACCGTGAT GATCGGCGATGAACCGTATACGCTCGGCCTCTTCGATACTGCTGGACAGGAGGACTACGACCGGCTGCGCCCGCTGTCCTACCCGCAGACGgatgtcttcctcgtctGCTTCTCCGTCACCTCGCCCGCCTCGTTTGAGAACGTTCGCGAAAAATGGTTCCCCGaagtccaccaccactgccCTGGTGTCCCCTGCCTGATCGTCGGCACCCAGACGGATCTGCGCGATGACCCCGGTGTTCGTGAGAAGCTCGCCCGTCAGAAGATGCAACCCATCCGTAAGGAGGACGGGGATCGCATGGCCAGGGAACTAGGCGCTGTCAAATATGTGGAGTGTTCGGCCCTGACGCAGTACAAGCTCAAGGATGTTTTCGATGAG GCGATTGTTGCTGCGCTGGAGCcggcgccgaagaagcccCGTAATAGACGCTGCCCATTGCTGTGA
- a CDS encoding uncharacterized protein (ID:PFLUO_009319-T1.cds;~source:funannotate) produces MPSYGSVEQMESAMDSDDERDLLLEDDQSSGTSAALDGFVQEGVQKIEAINLTWTARSLIVAYVSIFLMAFCTSLEGQTVISLAAYATSAFSKHSKIATVFVVQNVVNAVIKPPMAKIADAFGRFEAFCVSILIYILGYIQMAASTNVESYVAAQIFYSAGSTGLQILQQVFIADSSDLLNRAFFALLPEFPFLVTVWLGPTLADTVLRTASWRWGYGMWAIILPASFLPLALTLLLNQRKAKRLHLIRSSRPKHRGLAHTLKRTWYELDVGGLTLISAGVALILIPLTLAANAKNGWKNASIIVMIVIGVVCLAVVPFWETSKKLAPKPVLSFHLLGQRTVLAGCALAFWYFMAFYLSIQPYLYSYLQVVQDYDVATAGRVTQTFSFTSTIAAFGVSLLIKYTRQYRIYVTFGCVVYMFGLALMLLARQENSSHALILTTQIIVGVGGGLLNVPVQLGVQASASHQEVAAATAMFLTSMEMGGAVGAAISGAVWSTSIPRKLLRYLPDETKNVAEEIFGKLTTARSYPMGSPTRIAINRAYQETMNRLLTLALLMTIPLIPLSLLMQNYKLDQVERPSPFPSLSGKFTYLTYKPNQMSSESLSPESLIHSRRPSTVAEVEPEPPRTPTHDRQPHTKRT; encoded by the exons ATGCCGTCGTACGGTTCTGTCGAGCAGATGGAAAGCGCCATGGATAGTGACGATGAGCGAGATCTGTTGTTGGAAGATGATCAATCGAGCGGGACATCGGCTGCGTTAGATGGGTTTGTGCAGGAGGGTGTGCAAAAAATCGAGGCGATCAATCTGACCTGGACGGCTCGGTCTTTAATCGTGGCATATGTGAG TATATTCCTTATGGCATTCTGTACCTCTCTGGAAGGGCAAACGGTCATCTCGCTGGCGGCATATGCGACGAGTGCGTTCAGCAAACACTCCAAGATCGCCACCGTCTTCGTAGTCCAGAATGTGGTGAATG CGGTGATCAAACCCCCCATGGCCAAGATTGCCGACGCCTTCGGTCGTTTTGAGGCCTTCTGCGTGAGCATCCTGATATACATCCTCGGCTATATCCAAATGGCCGCCTCGACCAACGTGGAGTCCTACGTCGCAGCCCAGATCTTCTACTCAGCCGGCTCGACCGGTCTTCAAATCTTGCAGCAGGTGTTCATCGCTGACAGCAGCGACCTGCTGAACCgcgccttcttcgccctcctccccgAATTCCCCTTTCTGGTGACCGTCTGGCTCGGCCCGACGCTCGCAGACACCGTCCTCCGCACCGCATCGTGGCGTTGGGGATACGGCATGTGGGCGATTATCTTGCCGGCATCGTTCCTGCCCCTCGCTCTAACGCTGCTTTTGAATCAGCGCAAGGCTAAACGGCTGCACTTGATTCGGTCCTCGAGACCGAAACACCGTGGTCTAGCCCACACCCTGAAACGCACATGGTATGAGCTGGATGTTGGGGGCTTGACGCTTATCTCTGCTGGGGTCGCATTGATTTTGATTCCATTGACCCTCGCGGCGAATGCGAAGAACGGTTGGAAGAACGCCAGTATCATAGTAATGATCGTGATTGGTGTCGTCTGCTTGGCTGTTGTTCCATTTTGGGAGACTTCTAAGAAACTGGCTCCGAAACCAGTGCTCTCGTTCCATCTTCTCGGGCAAAGAACCGTGCTCGCAGGCTGTGCGTTGGCATTTTGGTACTTTA TGGCCTTTTacctctccatccagccGTATCTCTATTCTTACCTCCAGGTTGTCCAAGACTACGACGTGGCAACAGCCGGCCGCGTAACGCAGACATTCTCGTTCACCTCGACCATCGCAGCATTCGGCGTGTCGCTGCTCATCAAGTACACCCGCCAGTACCGGATCTACGTCACTTTCGGCTGCGTCGTGTACATGTTCGGACTAGCACTGATGCTACTAGCCCGACAGGAGAACAGCTCCCACGCTCTAATCCTGACTACTCAAatcatcgtcggcgtcggcggcggcctgctGAACGTGCCGGTCCAACTAGGGGTCCAAGCCTCCGCCAGCCACCAAGAAGTAGCAGCCGCCACAGCGATGTTCTTGACGAGCATGGAAATGGGCGGGGCTGTCGGCGCCGCCATCTCGGGGGCTGTCTGGTCGACTTCTATTCCCAGGAAACTGCTTCGCTACTTGCCCGACGAGACAAAGAAcgtggccgaggagatctttgggaaACTCACCACCGCCCGCTCGTATCCCATGGGCTCGCCAACTCGCATCGCTATCAACCGCGCCTACCAGGAGACTATGAATCGGCTGCTGACCCTGGCTTTGTTGATGACTATCCCTCTGATCCCGCTCAGTCTTCTTATGCAGAATTACAAACTTGATCAGGTAGAGCGACCGTCCCCGTTTCCTTCCCTGTCAGGAAAGTTCACTTATCTAACCTACAAACCAAATCAGATGAGTTCCGAGTCCCTGAGTCCCGAGTCCCTCATTCATTCGCGCCGCCCCTCAACTGTTGCCGAAGTCGAGCCGGAGCCTCCACGTACTCCTACTCATGATCGCCAGCCCCATACTAAACGGACTTGA
- a CDS encoding uncharacterized protein (ID:PFLUO_009320-T1.cds;~source:funannotate), protein MSQFKFANSTDPVPGNGTPPPEFNIKAKPSTDIWSKPPSTTRFNAPIFYQSVPIESFRRARVAINAAWKDKYDQGGLILVLKKQDGTQKWVKMGIELTHGRPHLSVVAKDHWADWSLCPVPSGGGAATIEMVRESDGSLWIYLIEGVQKSPIREVTWVFDGEEEVSECWVGVYAAKPASDGGDLEVHFGHLMIE, encoded by the coding sequence ATGTCGCAATTCAAATTCGCCAACTCCACCGACCCTGTCCCGGGCAACGGTACCCCCCCACCCGAGTTTAACATCAAAGCCAAACCCTCGACAGACATATGGAGCAagccaccatccaccacccgcTTCAACGCCCCGATTTTCTACCAATCTGTTCCCATTGAATCATTCCGACGCGCCCGCGTAGCCATCAACGCGGCGTGGAAGGACAAATACGACCAAGGCGGCCTGATCCTGGTCCTCAAGAAACAGGACGGGACCCAGAAGTgggtgaagatggggatCGAACTCACGCATGGCCGACCGCATCTCAGCGTCGTGGCTAAGGACCATTGGGCGGATTGGAGCTTGTGTCCCGTGCCGAGTGGGGGTGGGGCTGCGACGATAGAGATGGTTCGTGAGTCTGATGGCAGTTTGTGGATTTATTTGATTGAGGGGGTGCAGAAGTCGCCTATCCGGGAGGTGACTTGGGTATTTgacggcgaggaggaggttaGTGAGTGCTGGGTTGGGGTGTATGCGGCCAAACCGGCGAGCGATGGGGGAGACCTGGAGGTGCATTTTGGGCATTTGATGATCGAATGA
- a CDS encoding uncharacterized protein (ID:PFLUO_009321-T1.cds;~source:funannotate) has protein sequence MIPAVDAHKYIGTIMFTISEDRALAEAWQKKLTAMNQAEAKETSKPTLDLAAGADSAPAADSLADPAAFMAKWRSLATQPAPMKTTTTPVVVFKNLPDWANVSDVLSLVHGGVVDRVSIENGEAVVIFTDAGDCKRYAALYQKGIRIAGDGEQVVTVELSEQSDVIDAKHDEAIKAGATRVVRAVPVLQTLTFAQLQAVGQQDVYKLEHLSYLAAANGAGIVRFYFCNITDSINFAGSIKGSQDWEECDVEFDADPCQLATGFHSNAPSARMVSAVAVSDEL, from the exons ATGATCCCTGCGGTTGATGCACACAAG TACATTGGAACCATCATGTTTACGATCTCCGAGGACAGGGCCCTTGCCGAAGCCTGgcagaagaagctgaccGCCATGAACCAGGCCGAAGCCAAGGAGACGAGCAAGCCTACTCTCGATCTCGCTGCGGGTGCTGActctgctcctgctgccgaTAGCCTTGCGGACCCCGCCGCCTTCATGGCCAAGTGGCGCTCGCTGGCCACCCAGCCTGCCCCCAtgaagaccaccaccactcctGTTGTTGTCTTCAAGAACCTCCCTGACTGGGCTAACGTCTCTGACGTGCTGTCACTGGTGCACGGTGGGGTTGTTGACCGTGTCTCGATCGAAAACGGTGAGGCTgtcgtcatcttcaccgaCGCCGGGGACTGCAAGAGGTACGCTGCTCTGTACCAGAAGGGTATTCGCATtgctggcgacggcgagcAAGTCGTCACCGTTGAGCTGAGCGAGCAGTCGGATGTCATCGACGCCAAGCacgacgaggccatcaaggccggCGCTACTCGTGTCGTTCGCGCTGTTCCTGTTCTTCAGACCCTTACCTTCGCCCAGCTGCAGGCCGttggccagcaggatgtCTACAAGCTTGAGCACCTGAGTTACCTCGCTGCTGCGAATGGG GCTGGTATCGTCCGTTTCTACTTTTGCAACATCACCGACTCGATTAATTTCGCTGGTTCGATCAAGGGCTCCCAGGATTGGGAGGAGTGCGACGTGGAATTCGACGCTGATCC CTGCCAGCTCGCAACCGGCTTTCACTCGAATGCGCCGTCTGCCCGTATGGTCAGCGCTGTTGCCGTCTCGGACGAGCTGTGA